The Salvia miltiorrhiza cultivar Shanhuang (shh) chromosome 1, IMPLAD_Smil_shh, whole genome shotgun sequence genome has a window encoding:
- the LOC131009139 gene encoding uncharacterized protein LOC131009139, producing MRRIGDGAANWKKVEKDEFVMGFDVKMEEIVQAKPPLDSEIEKTAKKLRKEAKARKLLDLLDSQADLPVRPEQLSRKPGSVAGRGSLQQSQAEQKVQIEGLARQMSQLATSVNQLKGYQGKLPSQVQLNPMENVSMITLRSGKELSEPTTQNSKGCPSKDSGVEFSLEKFENSGAKVDSAIQNAEQSGLAKQNSEPTVEQKGKGAAIESNEEEQTKVSKPLSLHDPKVATSFPFPGRLARKKPEEELIDFVKIFGKLEVNLPFLQALKIPPFGKFVKDFIAGKSKATGKIVMGENVSAALKKELPAKCKDPGMFSLPIYIGDTRIEHAMCDLGASINVMPLTVYNRLSGVELVDTRVVIQLADGSYVHPEGLLENVLVKVHDFVYPADFYVVKMSGMQSKVSWCSVRPSFLKDH from the exons atgagaagaattggagatggagCTGCTAATTGGAAGAAAGTGGAGAAAGACGAGTTTGTGATGGGATTTGACGTGAAGATGGAAGAA atcgtccaagcCAAACCTCCTCTTgatagtgaaattgagaagaccgcgAAGAAGCTAAGGAAGGAGGCGAAGGCGAGGAAGCTACTGGATCTGCTGGATTCGCAGGCTGACCTTCCCGTTCGACCGGAGCAGTTGTCGAGGAAACCCGGTTCTGTCGCTGGAAGAGGTtcc CTTCAACAATCCCAAGCCGAgcaaaaggtgcagattgaggGGCTAGCCCGTCAGATGTCTCAGCTTGCGACATCCGTGAACCAACTCAAGGGCTATCAAGGTAAATTACCATCACAAGTCCAATTGAATCCAATGGAGAACGTTAGCATGATTACTTTGAGGAGTGGAAAGGAGTTGAGTGAGCCCACAACCCAGAATTCAAAGGGGTGTCCGAGCAAGGATTCTGGAGTCGAATTCAGCTtggaaaaattcgaaaattctgGAGCCAAGGTGGATTCTGCAATCCAGAATGCAGAACAGTccggtttggccaaacagaacaGTGAGCCGACAGTTGAGCAGAAAGGAAAGGGAGCAGCAATTGAATCCAACGAAGAGGAGCAGACCAAGGTCTCTAAACCGTTGAGCTTACATGATCCCAAGGTTGCAACATCATTCCCTTTTCCAGGAAGATTGGCGAGGAAGAAGCCGGAAGAGGAACTCATCGATTTTGTGAAGATCTTCGGCAAACTTGAAGTGAATCTTCCATTCTTGCAAGCACTGAAAATTCCTCCCTTTGGGAAATTTGTGAAGGACTTCATAGCTGGAAAGTCCAAGGCAactggaaagattgtgatgggcgagaacgtttCAGCTGCACTCAAGAAGGAGTTACCAGCCAAGTGCAAAGATCCTGGTATGTTTTCTCTTCCCATTTACATTGGTGATACTAGGatcgagcatgctatgtgtgacttAGGAGCGTCTATCAATGTTATGCCTCTCACTGTTTATAATAGATTGTCGGGTGTAGAATTGGTAGACACTAGAGTGGTCATTCAGTTAGCTGATGGGTCATATGTTCATCCTGAGGGTCTTCTAGAGAATGTTCTTGTAAAGGTGcatgattttgtttatcctgctgactTTTATGTGGTGAAGATGAGTGGTATGCAATCGAAAGTCAGCTGGTGTTCTGTTAGGCcgtcctttcttaaggaccactag
- the LOC130988233 gene encoding LOW QUALITY PROTEIN: probable protein phosphatase 2C 44 (The sequence of the model RefSeq protein was modified relative to this genomic sequence to represent the inferred CDS: inserted 2 bases in 2 codons; deleted 1 base in 1 codon): MEDYHVAEYRKKKDHVLGLFAIFDGHLGDRVPTYLKDNLFDNILQEPNFGEDTASAIKNAYHSTDKLILEKSMQLGPGGSTAVTAIXIDGKHLWVAILEIRERSFCRNKTAEQLSVDHEPHIEEEENRESRVVFVTTLPGDVPRVNGQLAVAXAFWDEIFKAHLSSEPDVRNIHIDSSTQFVILASDGLWKVMNNQEAVDIVKNIKDPQAAAKRLTTEALTRKSKDDISCIVIRFG; this comes from the exons ATGGAGGACTACCATGTTGCTGAGTACAGGAAGAAGAAGGATCATGTTCTTGGTTTGTTTGCAATCTTCGATGGCCACCTAGGCGATCGCGTCCCCACTTATCTAAAGGATAATCTCTTCGACAATATACTACAagag CCTAATTTTGGGGAGGATACCGCGTCTGCTATAAAAAACGCTTATCATTCG ACTGATAAACTTATCCTAGAGAAATCCATGCAATTAGGACCTGGTGGCTCGACTGCAGTTACTGCAA GTATCGATGGAAAACACCTATGGGTGGCAATATTGGAGATTCGAGAGCGGTCATTTTGTAGGAATAAAACTGCAGAACAACTCTCTGTGGACCATGAGCCTCATATTGAAGAAGAGGAGAATCGAGAAAGCAGGGTGGTTTTTGTGACGACTCTTC CAGGTGATGTACCTCGTGTCAATGGCCAGCTTGCTGTTG CTGCCTTTTGGGACGAGATCTTTAAAGCACATTTGAGTTCAGAGCCTGATGTGCGTAATATACACATTGACTCAAGCACACAGTTTGTCATATTGGCTAGTGATGGCTTGTGGAAG GTAATGAACAACCAAGAGGCGGTGGACATAGTGAAGAACATCAAGGACCCTCAAGCTGCTGCGAAGCGTCTGACCACAGAGGCTTTGACGAGAAAGAGCAAAGACGACATATCATGCATCGTGATACGCTTTGGCTGA
- the LOC130988242 gene encoding leucine-rich repeat extensin-like protein 4, producing the protein MNPSATTSRRRRPSLLLFTALTIALVASQIPNVAAGENDINLKDIVRDARNLTFENPSLRRAYYALQAWKQAIFSDPSNFTANWTGADVCSYGGVFCAPSPSNASMRVVAGIDLNHGDIAGYLPDELGLLTDLALFHINSNRFCGLVPDTFKKLKLLFELDLSNNRFVGGFPKVVLSLPSLKFLDLRFNDFEGGVPTQVFDKDLDALFLNDNRFRFGIPDNLGNSPVSVMVLANNNLGGCIPASIGKMGKTLNELILMNDNLTGCLPPQIGMLKELTVFDVSFNNLQGPLPAEISRMRSLEQLDVAHNRLTGVVPATVCQLPRLENFTYSYNYFTGEAPQCSRFRGGAVFEGKENCIPSKSNQRSARECASDAAKPYDCRKSKCFVAGGAPTRPTPTPTPTPAPTPKPAQAPRPPPPTSKSSPNVRSRPPPPPLLPPTSHLPPPPPTHNMSPGSHVRSPPPPVEHQYSPPPPPPQHKSSPNTHYRSPPPPPASPPPPVHYAPMSPPPPPTPYVYSAPPPPPYVYTSPPPPPPSPPPPYVYSSPPPPPPSPSPPPPYVYSSPPPPPPSPSPPPPYVYSSPPPPPPYVYSSPPPPSPSPPPPYVYSSPPPPSPSPPPPYVYSSPPPPSHSPSHPMYIHHPTPTPTPTHPRMFITTTSRSIHHRLRHIIHIPTTSTIQALISAASTIPIIHHHRLRHRPSPATVHVLIATLLLRRTHTIAAITGVSYASPPPPVIPYY; encoded by the coding sequence ATGAATCCCTCCGCCACCACCtcgcggcggcgccgcccctcCTTATTGCTCTTCACAGCCCTCACTATCGCCCTCGTCGCCTCGCAGATCCCCAATGTGGCCGCCGGGGAGAACGACATCAACTTAAAAGACATCGTTCGCGATGCCAGAAACTTGACCTTCGAGAACCCTAGCCTCCGCCGCGCCTACTACGCGTTACAAGCGTGGAAGCAAGCCATTTTCTCCGATCCGTCCAACTTCACCGCCAACTGGACCGGTGCGGACGTCTGCTCCTACGGCGGCGTGTTCTGCGCCCCCTCGCCGTCGAACGCCTCCATGAGGGTGGTGGCGGGCATCGATCTCAACCACGGCGACATCGCCGGCTACCTGCCGGACGAGCTAGGGCTGCTGACCGATCTGGCGCTCTTCCACATCAACTCCAACAGATTCTGCGGCCTTGTTCCTGATACCTTCAAAAAATTGAAGCTGCTTTTCGAGCTGGATTTGAGCAACAACCGTTTCGTCGGCGGATTTCCGAAGGTGGTGCTGTCTCTGCCGTCGTTGAAGTTTCTCGACCTCCGGTTCAACGATTTCGAAGGCGGCGTTCCGACGCAGGTTTTCGACAAGGATTTGGACGCCTTGTTCCTGAATGACAACAGGTTCCGGTTCGGCATCCCGGACAATCTCGGTAACTCGccggtttcggtgatggtgcTGGCGAACAACAATCTCGGCGGCTGCATTCCGGCCAGCATTGGGAAGATGGGGAAGACGTTGAATGAGCTGATTCTGATGAACGATAATCTGACGGGGTGCCTGCCGCCACAGATTGGGATGCTCAAGGAGCTGACGGTGTTCGATGTGAGCTTCAACAATCTGCAGGGGCCACTGCCGGCAGAGATCAGCCGCATGCGGAGCCTGGAGCAGCTGGATGTGGCGCACAACCGCCTCACCGGGGTGGTGCCAGCCACAGTGTGCCAGCTGCCGCGCCTCGAGAACTTCACTTACTCCTACAATTACTTCACCGGCGAGGCGCCACAGTGCAGCAGATTCCGCGGCGGCGCCGTGTTTGAAGGAAAGGAGAATTGTATTCCGAGTAAGAGTAACCAGAGGTCTGCTAGAGAATGCGCCTCTGATGCCGCTAAGCCGTACGATTGTAGAAAGTCCAAATGCTTCGTCGCCGGAGGTGCGCCGACAAGGCCGACTCCGACTCCGACGCCGACGCCGGCGCCAACGCCTAAGCCAGCTCAGGCTCCGAGGCCGCCTCCGCCCACCTCCAAGTCTTCGCCGAATGTTAGGTCCCGCCCTCCGCCACCTCCGCTGCTACCACCTACGTCTCATCTCCCACCTCCGCCGCCAACTCACAACATGTCTCCGGGGTCTCACGTCCGCTCTCCGCCGCCACCTGTGGAGCATCAGTattccccaccaccaccaccacctcagcATAAGTCGTCGCCCAATACTCACTACAGatcacctccacctccaccagCTTCTCCTCCGCCACCGGTTCATTACGCCCCCATGAGTCCGCCACCTCCGCCGACTCCATATGTTTACTCAGCCCCTCCGCCGCCACCTTACGTCTACACAtcacctcctccaccaccaccttcCCCGCCTCCACCATACGTCTACtcatctcctccaccaccgccacctTCACCATCCCCGCCACCACCGTACGTCTACTCAtctcctcctccaccaccaccttcACCGTCCCCGCCCCCACCGTACGTCTACTCATCTCCACCACCTCCACCGCCATACGTCTACTCCTCACCTCCTCCACCTTCACCGTCTCCTCCACCACCATACGTTTATTCATCACCTCCCCCTCCCTCACCGTCTCCGCCTCCTCCTTATGTATATTCATCACCTCCTCCCCCATCACACTCACCTTCACACCCTATGTATATACatcaccccacccccacccccacccccacccacccccgaATGTTTATCACCACCACCTCCCGTAGCATCCACCACCGCCTCCGCCATATAATACACATCCCCACCACCTCCACCATACAAGCACTCAtctccgccgcctccaccatACCAATTATTCATCACCACCGCCTCCGTCACCGTCCCTCCCCCGCCACCGTACACGTACTCATCGCCACCCTCCTCCTCCGCCGAACACATACCATTGCCGCCATAACAGGAGTCTCCTACGCATCTCCACCACCACCCGTCATTCCATATTACTAA